A DNA window from Citrobacter tructae contains the following coding sequences:
- the uhpB gene encoding signal transduction histidine-protein kinase/phosphatase UhpB, which yields MNTFLSRSITVVACFFIFSAAWFCLWSISLHLVESPELAVLLFPFGLRLGLMLQCPRGYWPVLLGAEWLLIWWLAQEVALAHFPLLMIGSLLTLLPVTLIWRYRHQRDWRTLLLQGAALIAAALLQSLPWLGQGEAAWNALLLTLTGGLTLAPICLVFWYYLTSTTWLPLGPAVVSQPVNWRGKHLVWYLLLFTVSLWLQLGLPDELSRFTPFCLALPIIALAWHYGWQGALIATLMNAIALIASQTWHDHPVDLLLSLLAQSLTGLLLGAGIQRLRELNQSLQNELARNHRLAERLLETEESVRRDVARELHDDIGQTITAIRTQAGIVQRLAPENAGVKQSGVHIEQLSLGVYDSVRRLLGRLRPRQLDDLTLEQAIRSLLREMELESRGIVSHLDWHIDESALSESQRVTLFRVCQEGLNNIVKHANASAVTLQGWQQDERLMLVMEDDGCGLPPGSNQQGFGLTGMRERITALGGSLSISCTHGTRVSVSLPQRYV from the coding sequence ATGAATACCTTTCTCTCTCGCTCAATCACCGTTGTCGCCTGTTTCTTTATCTTCTCCGCCGCATGGTTCTGCCTGTGGAGCATCAGCCTACATCTGGTGGAAAGCCCGGAGCTGGCGGTGCTGCTGTTCCCGTTTGGCCTGCGGCTGGGACTGATGTTGCAATGCCCGCGCGGCTACTGGCCAGTGCTGTTAGGGGCCGAGTGGCTGTTGATCTGGTGGCTGGCGCAGGAAGTTGCGCTGGCGCACTTCCCCCTTTTGATGATCGGTAGCCTGCTGACGCTGTTGCCCGTCACCTTGATCTGGCGCTATCGGCATCAGCGCGACTGGCGTACCTTGCTGTTGCAGGGAGCGGCGTTGATCGCCGCGGCGCTGTTACAGTCACTGCCGTGGTTGGGGCAGGGGGAAGCCGCGTGGAATGCACTGCTGCTGACTCTGACTGGCGGGCTGACGCTGGCTCCTATCTGCCTGGTGTTCTGGTACTACCTGACCAGCACCACCTGGCTGCCGCTCGGTCCAGCGGTGGTGTCTCAGCCGGTGAACTGGCGCGGAAAACATCTGGTGTGGTATCTGCTACTGTTCACCGTCAGCCTGTGGCTGCAACTGGGGTTGCCGGATGAACTGTCCCGCTTTACTCCCTTCTGTCTGGCGCTGCCGATCATCGCGCTGGCCTGGCACTACGGCTGGCAAGGAGCGCTGATTGCCACGCTGATGAACGCCATTGCGTTGATTGCCAGCCAGACCTGGCACGATCATCCCGTTGATTTACTGCTCTCTTTGCTGGCGCAAAGCCTGACCGGGTTACTGCTCGGCGCGGGGATCCAGCGCCTGCGTGAACTCAACCAGTCGCTACAAAACGAGCTGGCGCGTAACCATCGGCTGGCGGAACGCTTGCTGGAAACCGAAGAGAGCGTGCGCCGCGACGTGGCGCGCGAACTGCATGACGATATCGGCCAGACCATCACCGCCATCCGTACGCAGGCGGGCATTGTCCAGCGGCTGGCCCCGGAGAATGCGGGGGTGAAGCAGAGCGGGGTGCATATCGAGCAGCTCTCGCTGGGCGTCTACGATTCAGTACGCCGCCTGCTCGGGCGTTTACGTCCACGGCAGCTCGACGATCTGACGCTGGAGCAGGCCATTCGCTCGCTACTGCGCGAAATGGAGCTGGAAAGTCGCGGCATCGTCAGTCATCTCGACTGGCATATTGATGAATCGGCCCTCAGTGAAAGCCAGCGCGTGACGCTGTTCCGCGTCTGTCAGGAAGGGCTAAACAATATCGTGAAGCACGCCAACGCCAGCGCGGTGACGTTACAAGGCTGGCAACAGGATGAGCGGCTGATGCTGGTGATGGAAGATGATGGCTGCGGCCTGCCGCCGGGCTCTAACCAACAGGGATTTGGCTTGACCGGAATGCGTGAGCGTATTACCGCCCTCGGCGGTTCGCTCTCGATTTCCTGCACGCATGGCACGCGGGTCAGCGTGTCTTTGCCTCAGCGCTACGTGTAA
- a CDS encoding MFS transporter, whose translation MLTFFKAPANAPLITDKHEIDARYRYWRRHILTTIWLGYALFYFTRKSFNAAVPDILTSGVLTRSDIGLLATLFYITYGLSKFVSGIVSDHSNARYFMGIGLIATGVVNILFGFSTSLWAFAVLWALNAFFQGWGSPVCARLLTAWYSRTERGGWWALWNTAHNVGGALIPMVMAAAALHYGWRAGMMIAGLVAIVVGIFLCWRLRDRPQAIGLPPVGDWRHDELEIAQQQEGAGLSRKEILTKYVLLNPYIWLLSLCYVLVYVVRAAINDWGNLYMSETLGVDLVTANTAVTMFELGGFIGALVAGWGSDKLFNGNRGPMNLIFAAGILLSVGSLWLMPFASYVMQAACFFTTGFFVFGPQMLIGMAAAECSHKEAAGAATGFVGLFAYLGASLSGWPLAKVMEVWHWTGFFVVIAIAAGISALLLLPFLNAQAPRDVSEA comes from the coding sequence ATGCTGACGTTTTTTAAAGCCCCGGCCAATGCGCCGCTCATCACTGATAAGCACGAGATTGATGCTCGCTACCGCTACTGGCGACGCCATATTCTGACCACTATCTGGCTTGGCTATGCGCTGTTCTATTTCACGCGCAAAAGCTTTAACGCGGCGGTGCCGGATATCCTCACCAGCGGCGTGCTCACTCGCAGCGACATTGGCCTGCTGGCAACGCTGTTTTACATCACCTATGGTCTGTCGAAGTTTGTCTCCGGCATCGTCAGCGACCATTCCAACGCCCGCTATTTTATGGGTATTGGGCTGATTGCCACTGGCGTGGTGAACATTTTGTTTGGCTTCTCCACCTCGCTGTGGGCGTTTGCCGTACTGTGGGCGCTCAATGCCTTCTTCCAGGGCTGGGGATCGCCGGTGTGCGCCCGTCTGTTAACGGCCTGGTATTCGCGTACCGAACGCGGCGGCTGGTGGGCGTTATGGAATACCGCGCATAACGTTGGTGGAGCATTAATCCCAATGGTGATGGCAGCTGCTGCGCTGCACTACGGCTGGCGTGCCGGGATGATGATTGCCGGGCTGGTGGCGATTGTGGTCGGTATTTTCCTCTGCTGGCGGTTGCGCGATCGCCCGCAGGCCATCGGCTTACCCCCGGTTGGCGACTGGCGGCACGACGAGCTGGAAATCGCTCAACAGCAGGAAGGCGCAGGGTTGTCCCGCAAAGAGATCCTCACCAAATACGTGCTGCTGAACCCGTATATCTGGCTGTTGTCGCTGTGCTACGTGCTGGTATACGTGGTGCGCGCGGCGATCAACGACTGGGGCAACCTGTACATGTCGGAGACGCTTGGCGTTGATTTGGTGACTGCGAATACGGCGGTCACCATGTTTGAGCTGGGCGGATTTATCGGTGCGCTGGTGGCAGGCTGGGGATCGGACAAGCTGTTTAACGGCAACCGTGGCCCCATGAACCTGATATTCGCTGCCGGGATTTTGCTCTCCGTTGGTTCACTGTGGCTGATGCCGTTCGCCAGCTATGTGATGCAGGCGGCGTGCTTCTTCACCACCGGATTTTTCGTCTTTGGTCCGCAGATGTTGATTGGCATGGCAGCGGCAGAGTGCTCGCATAAAGAGGCGGCGGGCGCGGCGACCGGGTTTGTCGGGCTGTTTGCTTATCTGGGTGCGTCGCTCTCCGGCTGGCCGCTGGCGAAGGTGATGGAAGTCTGGCACTGGACCGGATTCTTCGTGGTGATCGCCATCGCGGCGGGCATTTCCGCGCTGCTGTTGCTGCCGTTTTTAAATGCCCAGGCGCCACGCGACGTCAGCGAAGCGTGA
- the uhpT gene encoding hexose-6-phosphate:phosphate antiporter — translation MLAFLNQVRKPTLDLPLDVRRKMWFKPFMQSYLVVFIGYLTMYLIRKNFNIAQNDMISTYGLSMTQLGMIGLGFSITYGVGKTLVSYYADGKNTKQFLPFMLILSAICMLGFSASMGAGSTSLFLMIAFYALSGFFQSTGGSCSYSTITKWTPRRKRGSYLGMWNISHNLGGAGAAGVALFGANVLFDGHVIGMFIFPSIIALIVGFIGLRYGSDSPESYGLGKAEELFGEEISEEDKETEENEMTKWQIFVEYVLKNKVIWLLCFSNIFLYVVRIGIDQWSTVYAFQELKLSKEVAIQGFTLFEVGALVGTLLWGWLSDLANGRRALVACVALALIIATLGVYQHASNQYVYLASLFALGFLVFGPQLLIGVAAVGFVPKKAIGAADGIKGTFAYLIGDSFAKLGLGMIADGTPVFGLTGWAGTFAALDTAAIACICLMAIVAVFEERKIRREKKIQQLKTA, via the coding sequence ATGCTGGCTTTCCTCAATCAGGTGCGCAAGCCGACCCTGGATCTGCCGCTCGATGTGCGGCGCAAAATGTGGTTCAAACCGTTCATGCAGTCCTATCTGGTGGTTTTCATCGGCTACCTGACCATGTACCTGATCCGCAAAAACTTCAACATCGCGCAGAACGACATGATCTCCACCTACGGGCTGAGCATGACGCAGTTGGGGATGATTGGGCTGGGCTTCTCCATCACCTACGGCGTGGGTAAAACGCTGGTTTCCTACTATGCGGACGGCAAAAATACCAAGCAATTCCTGCCGTTTATGCTGATTCTCTCCGCCATTTGTATGCTCGGCTTCAGCGCCAGCATGGGCGCGGGTTCTACCAGCCTGTTTCTGATGATCGCCTTTTACGCGCTGAGCGGTTTCTTCCAGAGTACCGGTGGCTCATGCAGTTACTCGACCATCACCAAATGGACGCCGCGCCGTAAGCGTGGATCGTATCTCGGTATGTGGAACATCTCCCACAACCTCGGCGGTGCGGGTGCGGCAGGCGTAGCGCTGTTTGGCGCTAATGTGTTGTTCGACGGACACGTCATCGGGATGTTTATCTTCCCGTCAATTATCGCGCTGATCGTCGGCTTTATTGGCCTGCGTTACGGCAGCGACTCCCCGGAATCTTATGGCCTCGGCAAAGCTGAAGAGCTGTTCGGTGAAGAGATTAGTGAAGAGGACAAAGAAACCGAAGAAAACGAGATGACCAAATGGCAGATCTTTGTTGAGTACGTGCTGAAAAACAAAGTGATTTGGCTGCTGTGCTTCTCAAACATCTTCCTGTACGTGGTGCGTATCGGTATCGACCAGTGGTCAACCGTGTACGCTTTCCAGGAGCTGAAGCTGTCTAAAGAGGTGGCGATTCAGGGCTTTACCCTGTTTGAAGTGGGGGCGCTGGTCGGTACCCTGCTGTGGGGCTGGTTGTCGGATCTGGCGAACGGTCGTCGTGCGTTGGTAGCTTGTGTGGCACTGGCGCTGATTATCGCCACGCTGGGCGTTTACCAGCATGCCAGCAACCAGTACGTTTACCTGGCTTCCCTGTTTGCGCTCGGTTTCCTGGTGTTTGGCCCGCAGTTGTTAATTGGTGTGGCGGCAGTCGGTTTTGTGCCGAAAAAAGCGATCGGCGCGGCCGATGGGATTAAAGGCACCTTCGCTTATCTGATCGGTGACAGCTTCGCTAAGCTGGGTCTGGGAATGATTGCCGACGGTACGCCGGTCTTCGGCCTGACCGGCTGGGCGGGCACTTTCGCTGCGCTGGACACCGCCGCTATCGCCTGTATCTGCCTGATGGCTATCGTGGCCGTCTTCGAAGAACGTAAAATCCGCCGCGAGAAAAAAATTCAGCAGTTAAAAACCGCTTAA
- a CDS encoding DUF1198 family protein, with the protein MIWIMLATLVVVFVVGFRVLTSGARRAIRRLSERLGIDVMPVESMTDQMGKVQGEAFLQYLHRPDESHLQNAAQVLLIWQIVIVDGSEQNLLQWHRLLQKARLATPITDAQVRLALGFLREMEPDMQEINTFQMRYNAFFQPEDGVHWLH; encoded by the coding sequence ATGATTTGGATAATGCTGGCCACCTTGGTCGTTGTTTTTGTTGTGGGTTTTCGGGTGCTGACATCTGGGGCGCGACGTGCGATTCGCCGTTTGAGTGAGCGCCTGGGTATTGATGTGATGCCGGTAGAATCGATGACCGATCAGATGGGAAAAGTGCAGGGCGAGGCGTTTTTACAGTACCTTCACCGGCCTGACGAATCGCACCTGCAAAATGCCGCGCAGGTGCTGTTGATCTGGCAAATCGTCATTGTCGACGGCAGCGAGCAGAACCTGCTGCAGTGGCACCGTTTGCTGCAAAAAGCTCGGCTGGCTACGCCGATTACCGACGCGCAGGTGCGCCTGGCGCTCGGCTTTCTGCGTGAAATGGAGCCGGATATGCAGGAGATTAATACCTTCCAGATGCGCTACAACGCCTTTTTCCAGCCCGAAGACGGCGTGCACTGGCTGCACTGA
- the nepI gene encoding purine ribonucleoside efflux pump NepI: protein MSEAIEQKSRAEVNTRPNWSAVFAVAFCVACLITVEFLPVSLLTPMAQDLGISEGVAGQSVTVTAFVAMFASLFVTQIIQATDRRYVVILFSVLLTLSCLLVSFANSFTLLLVGRACLGLALGGFWAMSASLTMRLVPARTVPKALSVIFGAVSIALVIAAPLGSFLGGIIGWRNVFNAAAVMGVLCTIWVVKSLPSLPGEPSRQKQNMFSLLQRPGVMAGMIAIFMSFAGQFAFFTYIRPVYMNLAGFDVDGLTLVLLSFGIASFVGTSLSSMILKRSVKLALAGAPLVLALSALILILWGSDKVVAAGIAIVWGLAFALVPVGWSTWITRSLADQAEKAGSVQVAVIQMANTCGAAVGGYALDNLGLLSPLVLSGSLMLLTALVVAAKVRIKEAQ from the coding sequence TTGAGTGAAGCTATTGAACAAAAATCCCGCGCTGAGGTGAATACCCGACCTAACTGGTCGGCGGTATTCGCCGTGGCGTTCTGCGTTGCCTGCCTGATAACCGTTGAGTTTCTGCCTGTCAGTTTGCTAACGCCGATGGCGCAGGATCTGGGTATTTCAGAAGGTGTTGCCGGACAATCGGTGACGGTGACGGCATTTGTCGCCATGTTTGCCAGCCTGTTTGTGACGCAAATCATCCAGGCGACCGATCGTCGCTATGTGGTGATCCTGTTCTCTGTGCTGCTGACGCTCTCCTGCCTGCTGGTCTCGTTTGCCAACTCTTTTACGCTGCTGCTGGTGGGGCGCGCCTGTCTTGGGCTGGCGCTCGGCGGCTTCTGGGCAATGTCGGCGTCGCTGACCATGCGTCTGGTACCCGCTCGCACAGTACCGAAAGCGCTATCGGTTATCTTTGGCGCAGTTTCTATTGCGCTGGTGATTGCCGCACCGTTGGGGAGTTTTTTAGGCGGTATTATCGGTTGGCGTAACGTATTCAATGCGGCGGCGGTGATGGGAGTGCTGTGCACCATTTGGGTGGTGAAATCACTGCCTTCGCTGCCCGGTGAGCCGTCGCGCCAAAAACAAAATATGTTCAGCCTGCTGCAGCGTCCGGGCGTGATGGCTGGCATGATCGCCATCTTTATGTCCTTTGCCGGGCAGTTTGCCTTCTTTACCTACATCCGTCCGGTGTATATGAATCTGGCGGGCTTTGATGTTGATGGCCTGACGCTGGTTCTGCTGAGCTTTGGTATCGCAAGCTTTGTTGGCACGTCGCTCTCTTCGATGATCCTGAAGCGCTCGGTCAAACTGGCGTTAGCCGGAGCACCGCTGGTGCTGGCGCTCAGTGCGCTGATACTGATCCTGTGGGGCAGCGACAAAGTGGTCGCGGCTGGCATTGCGATTGTCTGGGGGCTGGCGTTTGCGCTGGTGCCGGTGGGTTGGTCGACGTGGATCACTCGCTCGCTTGCCGATCAGGCAGAAAAAGCCGGTTCGGTGCAGGTTGCTGTGATCCAGATGGCCAATACCTGTGGGGCTGCGGTGGGCGGTTATGCGCTCGATAACCTCGGACTGCTGTCACCGTTGGTGCTCTCTGGTAGCCTGATGTTGCTGACGGCGCTTGTGGTGGCAGCGAAAGTGCGCATAAAAGAGGCGCAGTAA
- a CDS encoding glycoside hydrolase family 1 protein, whose product MRYRFPENFWWGSACSALQTEGDSLNGGKSQTTWDVWFDRQPGRFHQGVGPANTSSFYQHWKQDIALLKQLKHNSFRTSLSWSRLIPDGVGEVNPEAVDFYNNVIDELLSQDITPFITLFHFDMPMVMQEKGGWENREVVEAFGRYAQTCFTLFGNRVKHWFTFNEPIVPVEGGYLYDFHYPNVVDFKRAATVAYHTILAHSTAVRAYRTGNYDGEIGVVLNLTPSYPRSQNPADVKAAHHADLLFNRSFLDPVLKGEYPADLVELLKAYNQLPTCQPGDSQLIADGKIDLLGINYYQPRRVKCRDSAVNPDAPFMPESLFDYYEMPGRKMNPYRGWEIYEPGIYDIVTNLRDNYGNPRCFISENGMGVENEQRFIQEGQINDSYRIEFVSEHLKWLHKGISEGCNCLGYHMWTFIDNWSWLNGYKNRYGFVQLDLDTQKRTVKKSGEWFAHAAENNGFD is encoded by the coding sequence ATGCGATACCGTTTTCCCGAAAACTTCTGGTGGGGCAGTGCCTGCTCAGCGCTGCAAACCGAAGGGGATAGCCTGAACGGTGGCAAAAGCCAGACCACATGGGACGTGTGGTTCGACCGTCAGCCAGGTCGTTTCCATCAGGGAGTTGGCCCGGCGAACACCTCATCGTTTTATCAGCACTGGAAGCAGGACATCGCGCTGTTAAAGCAGCTGAAACACAACAGCTTCCGTACGTCTCTGAGCTGGTCGCGCCTGATCCCGGACGGCGTCGGCGAGGTGAATCCTGAAGCGGTCGATTTCTATAACAACGTCATCGACGAGCTGTTGTCGCAGGATATCACGCCCTTTATCACCCTGTTCCACTTCGATATGCCAATGGTCATGCAGGAGAAAGGTGGCTGGGAGAACCGTGAGGTGGTGGAAGCATTTGGTCGCTACGCCCAAACGTGTTTTACATTGTTCGGCAACCGGGTTAAGCACTGGTTTACCTTCAACGAGCCGATTGTTCCAGTAGAAGGCGGTTATCTGTATGACTTCCATTACCCTAACGTGGTGGATTTCAAACGTGCCGCGACCGTGGCGTACCACACTATACTGGCGCATTCGACGGCTGTTCGCGCGTACCGCACCGGAAACTATGACGGTGAAATCGGCGTGGTGCTGAATTTAACGCCGTCTTACCCGCGCTCGCAAAACCCGGCGGATGTAAAAGCCGCGCACCATGCGGATCTGCTGTTTAACCGCAGTTTCCTCGATCCGGTATTAAAAGGCGAATACCCGGCGGATCTGGTAGAACTGCTGAAAGCGTACAATCAGCTGCCAACCTGTCAGCCCGGCGACAGCCAGTTGATAGCCGATGGCAAAATCGACCTGCTCGGCATTAACTATTACCAGCCGCGCCGGGTAAAATGTCGTGATAGCGCCGTCAATCCTGACGCGCCGTTTATGCCAGAGTCGCTGTTTGACTACTACGAAATGCCGGGACGTAAAATGAACCCGTACCGTGGCTGGGAAATTTATGAGCCGGGTATTTACGATATTGTTACTAATCTGCGTGATAATTACGGCAACCCGCGCTGTTTTATTTCTGAAAACGGGATGGGCGTAGAAAACGAGCAACGTTTTATTCAGGAAGGTCAGATTAACGATAGTTACCGTATTGAGTTTGTCTCAGAACACCTTAAATGGCTGCATAAAGGCATTAGCGAAGGCTGTAATTGCCTTGGCTACCATATGTGGACCTTTATTGATAACTGGTCATGGCTTAACGGATATAAAAACCGCTACGGTTTTGTTCAGTTAGATTTAGACACGCAAAAACGTACAGTGAAAAAGAGCGGCGAGTGGTTTGCCCATGCCGCCGAAAACAATGGTTTTGATTGA
- a CDS encoding YicS family protein codes for MKRAVFPIIAILFTLPGLAQADSAYGSLQSVHEKNTILKDLRKICTPQGSPSDEVWEKTIMADTRNQQHIREAIVAIQRSNQNNYWEALGKIECPDM; via the coding sequence ATGAAACGAGCCGTTTTTCCGATTATTGCCATCCTTTTCACGCTGCCGGGTCTGGCGCAGGCCGACTCGGCTTACGGTTCTCTACAGTCAGTTCACGAAAAAAACACCATATTGAAGGACTTACGCAAGATTTGTACCCCGCAAGGGTCGCCATCGGATGAAGTATGGGAAAAAACGATTATGGCCGATACGCGTAATCAGCAGCATATCCGCGAAGCCATTGTGGCGATTCAAAGGAGTAATCAGAACAACTACTGGGAGGCGTTAGGCAAGATTGAATGTCCGGATATGTAA
- a CDS encoding GNAT family N-acetyltransferase, protein MQIQITDTVTEVDQNALLTGLRTYNRQFLKTTNFGDLAVYWRNEHNEILGGLIGKIKGEWLCIDFLWMHESLRKGGFGTKLMQAAEQTAQERGCLHALVDTLSFQALPFYQKNGYQLQMTLENFPEAGAARHYLSKTF, encoded by the coding sequence ATGCAGATACAGATTACGGATACGGTTACCGAAGTCGATCAAAACGCGCTACTCACCGGGTTGCGCACTTACAATCGGCAGTTCCTGAAAACGACCAATTTTGGCGATCTGGCGGTCTACTGGCGCAATGAACACAATGAAATACTGGGTGGGCTTATCGGCAAAATCAAAGGTGAATGGTTGTGCATTGATTTTTTATGGATGCATGAATCCCTGCGCAAAGGTGGTTTCGGTACGAAACTGATGCAGGCCGCTGAACAGACCGCGCAAGAGAGAGGGTGCCTGCATGCGCTGGTCGATACCCTGAGTTTTCAGGCACTGCCGTTTTATCAAAAGAACGGTTACCAGCTGCAAATGACCCTCGAAAACTTCCCGGAAGCAGGCGCTGCGCGCCATTATTTATCCAAAACATTTTGA
- the nlpA gene encoding lipoprotein NlpA: MKLKIPYFGAAVLLTGLLLAGCDQQSNDAKHIKVGVINGAEQDVAEVAKKVAKEKYGLDVELVGFSGSLLPNDATNHGELDANVFQHRPFLEQDNKAHSYKLVAVGNTFVFPMAGYSKKIKSVAQLQDGATIAIPNDPTNLGRALLLLQKEKLITLKDGTGLLPTALDITDNPRHLNIMELEGAQLPRVLDDQKVDVAIISTTYIQQTGLSPVHDSVFIEDKNSPYVNILVAREDNKDAENVKVFLQSYQSPEVAKAAEKIFNGGAVPGW, encoded by the coding sequence GTGAAATTGAAAATACCTTATTTCGGGGCTGCGGTATTACTGACGGGATTATTGCTGGCAGGTTGTGACCAGCAAAGCAATGATGCAAAACACATTAAAGTCGGCGTGATTAACGGTGCAGAGCAGGATGTGGCAGAGGTTGCGAAGAAAGTGGCCAAAGAGAAGTACGGCCTCGATGTTGAGCTGGTGGGCTTCAGCGGTTCTCTGCTGCCTAACGATGCCACCAATCATGGTGAACTGGATGCCAACGTCTTCCAGCATCGTCCGTTCCTTGAACAAGATAATAAAGCGCATAGCTATAAGCTGGTGGCGGTAGGCAATACCTTTGTCTTCCCGATGGCTGGTTATTCGAAAAAGATTAAATCAGTTGCTCAACTGCAAGACGGCGCGACGATAGCGATACCTAACGATCCGACCAACCTTGGGCGTGCGCTGTTGCTGCTGCAAAAAGAAAAGTTAATCACTCTGAAAGACGGCACCGGTCTGCTGCCGACGGCGCTGGATATCACCGATAACCCACGTCATCTGAATATCATGGAACTAGAAGGTGCGCAGTTGCCGCGCGTGCTGGACGATCAGAAAGTGGACGTGGCGATCATCAGTACCACCTACATTCAGCAAACCGGGCTTTCTCCGGTGCATGACAGCGTATTTATCGAAGATAAAAACTCGCCGTACGTGAATATTCTGGTTGCTCGGGAAGACAACAAAGATGCCGAGAACGTAAAAGTGTTCCTGCAATCTTATCAGTCACCGGAAGTGGCGAAAGCGGCTGAGAAAATCTTTAACGGTGGCGCGGTTCCGGGTTGGTAA
- a CDS encoding carboxylate/amino acid/amine transporter encodes MSSTRRGMINVLIAAVLWGSSGVCAQYIMEQSQMSSQFLTMTRLIFAGLILLMLSFVHGDKVFSIIKNRKDAISLLIFSVVGALTVQLTFLLTIEKSNAATATVLQFLSPTIIVAWFSVVRKARPSILVLTAILTSLLGTFLLVTHGNPTSLSISPAALFWGIASAFAAAFYTTYPSTLIARYGTLPIVGWSMLIGGLILLPFYAGEGTNFVVNGSLILAFFYLVVIGTSLTFSLYLKGAQMIGGPKASILSCAEPLSSALLSLLLLGITFTLPDWLGTLLILSSVVLISMDSRRRARAV; translated from the coding sequence ATGAGTTCCACCAGAAGAGGGATGATAAACGTCCTGATTGCCGCCGTATTATGGGGAAGTTCAGGCGTTTGCGCGCAGTACATCATGGAGCAAAGCCAGATGTCGTCGCAGTTTTTGACCATGACCCGCCTGATTTTCGCCGGACTCATTCTGCTGATGCTCTCTTTTGTGCACGGCGACAAAGTGTTCTCCATTATCAAAAACCGCAAGGACGCCATCAGTCTGCTGATTTTTTCCGTGGTTGGCGCGCTCACCGTACAGCTGACTTTTCTACTGACCATCGAAAAATCCAACGCCGCCACCGCAACGGTACTGCAATTTTTGTCGCCGACCATTATCGTGGCGTGGTTCTCTGTGGTGCGTAAAGCGCGGCCAAGCATTTTAGTATTAACGGCCATTCTGACTTCGCTTCTCGGCACGTTCCTGCTGGTGACTCACGGCAACCCAACATCGCTGTCCATTTCGCCTGCCGCGCTGTTCTGGGGGATCGCCTCAGCCTTTGCCGCTGCGTTTTACACCACTTATCCCTCTACGCTTATCGCCCGCTACGGTACGCTGCCGATTGTCGGCTGGAGCATGTTGATAGGTGGCCTGATCCTGCTCCCATTCTATGCCGGGGAAGGAACAAACTTCGTGGTCAATGGCAGTTTAATTCTGGCGTTTTTCTATCTGGTGGTGATCGGCACGTCGCTGACGTTTAGCCTGTACCTGAAAGGCGCGCAGATGATTGGTGGGCCGAAAGCGAGCATTTTAAGCTGTGCGGAACCATTGAGCAGCGCCTTGCTGTCGCTGTTGTTGCTAGGGATTACATTTACCCTTCCCGACTGGCTGGGCACACTACTGATCCTCTCTTCAGTGGTGCTGATTTCAATGGACTCCCGCCGCCGCGCCAGAGCGGTATAA
- a CDS encoding putative quinol monooxygenase, whose product MSDTGVISILAVLKAKHGKIDALKQALQALLLPTRREPGNIEYALFQLRDTPEVFYVRESWRGQAGLDEHIALPHFQTFILQMNDLLSEPLRLDYLTPIEP is encoded by the coding sequence ATGTCTGACACTGGGGTAATTTCCATTCTTGCGGTGTTGAAGGCCAAACATGGGAAAATCGACGCACTGAAACAGGCGCTGCAGGCCCTGCTGCTGCCCACGCGTCGGGAACCGGGCAATATTGAGTATGCGCTGTTTCAGTTACGCGATACCCCGGAGGTGTTTTACGTGCGCGAATCCTGGCGCGGTCAGGCTGGGCTAGACGAACATATTGCACTGCCGCATTTCCAGACGTTTATTCTGCAAATGAATGACCTGCTGTCCGAGCCGCTACGTCTGGATTACCTGACGCCGATTGAGCCTTAA